The Blattabacteriaceae bacterium sequence AATGTGGAGAAGTCTCTACAATACAGGGTATTTGAGAATGAAGAAATACGAAATATTTTTTACGCCCTAGGCGTAGGAATAAAAACAGATAATAAAGAACTGAATTTAGAAAGACTGCGTTATCATAAAATTATAATTATGACTGATGCAGATACAGACGGTAGTCACATTTCTACACTGATTTTAACATTTTTTTTTCGATATATGAGAGCTTTGATTGAGAAAGGTTACATTTATATAGCAACTCCCCCTCTATACATGATAAAAACAGGAAATAGAAAAGTCTTTGCTTGGAGTGATAGAGAGAGAGAAAAACTCATATACGAAGGAAAAAAGGGGATAATCGTTCAACGATATAAAGGATTGGGAGAAATGACAGCAAAGCAATTATGGGATACTACTATGAATCCAGAAAATAGAACCTTACGTAAAGTAAATATAGAAAACTTGGTAGACACAGATCGTATTTTTTCTTTGTTAATGGGAGATAATGTTCCATCAAGAAAAAAATTTATAGAAATGAACGCACTTAATGCAACAATTGACACCTAATGTCTTTGATTTTTTTAATTGATAAACCCTTAGGGTGGACATCTTTTTATGTTGTAAACATTATTAGATGGAAGATTAAACATTTTTTTAAAATAGAAAAAGTAAAAGTTGGCCATGCTGGAACACTTGATCCACAAGCTGTCGGTATTCTTATTATATGCATTGGTGTAGCTACTAAAAAAATAAATCTCTATCAAGAGAAAGAAAAAATATATACTGGAATGATGAAATTGGGAGTAACAACTCCTTCTCTAGATACAGAGACTTCTGAAGATGAAATTTTAGAGACTAATGAAATTTTAAAGCACGTTACTTCAGAAAATATTAAAAAAAAACAAAAAAAATTTATAGGGGACATCTATCAAATCCCCCCTATATTTTCTGCTCTAAAAAAAAATGGAGAAAAGCTATATAAGCTAGCTAGAAAAGTAAAATTTGTAAAAATCCATAACAGGAAAGTAAAAATCCATAATTTTGAAATTACCGATATAAATTTACCTTTTCTTAACTTCAGAATAAGTTGTGGAAAAGGGGTGTATATACGAAAATTAGCTAAAGACTTTGGAAGCTTACTTAAGAGTAAAAGTTATCTTTGTTCCTTAAGAAGGAAAAGAATCGGTGAATTATCAGTATATGATGCCTATATACTAGAAGAGTATTATCAGAATAAAAATTTACCTTTTCTCTTTAATCCATATTTTTAAGCCACTCTTTGTATCTACGTTCTGCCTCATTTTCAGAAAATAAACCTTTCTTTACCCACATTAATAAGTGTTTTCTTAACATAACTCCTTTATTGGAAAGAATAGAACGAGCTGCCTTCGTTGGTTTAGCTCCTTTTTGTAGCCAAGAAAGAGTAGCATCTGTATCCAAGGTGATAGAAGGAGGATCAGAATGTGGATTGTATATCCCTAATTTTTTAATAAATCTCCCATTTCTAGGAGAACGAGAATCAGAAACGACAACAGTATAGAAAGCTCTTCCCTTTCTTCCTCGTCTTTGAAAACGAATTTTTACAGACATAAACGATTTTATATTTTAGATAAACAAATTAATAAAAAAAAATTAAAAAAAAAAATTTTTTAAAATTACCGATCATTTTTATATTAGATTCATTATTATCTAGATTAGACACGTGGTGTAAGGGTAGCACAGCAGACTTTGGTTTTGTTAGTTGGGGTTCAAATCCCTACGTGTCTGCTTTGATACTTAATATCAATGAGTAAAATCTATCTAGATAACGCGGCAAGTACTCCAATAAGGCAAGAGGTAATCAAAATTATGAATGAGGTTTTAAAAACCTATATAGGGAATCCTTCTTCTTCGCATCATTTAGGACGAAGAAATAAGGCTCTTATAGAAAGATCAAGAATATCTATTGCTCGTTCAATCCATGCACTTCCTTCAGAAATTATTTTCACTTCTGGAGGAACAGAAGCTAATAATCTCGTTTTACGCTCGGCAATAAGAGATTTAAAAGTAAAACGTATTTTAAGTTCGCCAATTGAACATAAATCAGTTTTAGAAACTGTTTTAGATATAGCTCGATGTTCAAAAATTGTTATAGAATTAATAAAATTAGAAGAAAAAGGATCAATTGACAGAGAAGATCTAGAGAGAAAATTAAAAAATAATTCTAGAACTACAATAGTTAGCTTAATGCATGCTAACAATGAAATTGGTAATCTATCAGATATAGAAGAAATAGGATTTATTTGCAAAAAATATGGATCTTATTTTCATTCCGACATAGTCCAAACAGTTGGACATTACCCTATGAATATAAAAAATATACCCTTAGATTTTGCAACAGCAAGCGCTCACAAATTTTACGGGCCTTTGGGAATTGGGTTTGTTTTTATTCGTAAAGGCCTCTTGGTTAATCCATTCTTAACGGGGGGGGCGCAAGAAAAGAATCTACGAGCTGGTACAGAAAACATTTGCGGTATTGTAGGCATGGCTAAGGCGCTTGAATTAGCTTATTCCTCTCTAAATGAAGAAAAAGGAAAGATAGAAACATTAAAAAAATATTGCATTTCAGAACTTAAAAGAGTAATCCCTGAAATAAAATTCAATGGGTTATCAGATTTTTTGGATAAAAGCTTATATACAATATTGAACATATCAATTCCAGTTAAAAATAATATTCTAAGTTTTTTTTTTGACCTAAAAGGTATTGCACTTTCGCAAGGAAGTGCCTGTGCAGCTACTACTAGCTCACATGTTATTGAAGCGGTTTCAGGTAAAGATTCCTCGAGTTATCTTAGAATATCATTTGGAATCTTTAATAAGATGAAAGATATTGATGCTCTTATAGCAGCTTTGATAGAAATAAAAAAAAATATAGGGAAAACTTTTTGGGTAAAAATTTGAGGTTAAGAGACTTATAAAAAAAAAATGTATAGAATGTTTAGCTTCTATGAAACTATTATAATAGTTACTCCTGTATTATCAGAAAAACAAGTAAAAGATCTCGTAAAAGAGTACGAAGAACTGATTCTAAAGAGTGGAGGGAGAATTATTCATCAAGAACATTGGGGAATGAAAAAACTTGCTTATCCTATAAGCAAAAAAAAGATGGCTAATTACCATTTATATGAGTATTCTATAAATACAAAAGAGATAACCAATATCCACCTTAGACTTAGACGTGAGAACCGAATTCTCAGGTTCCTAATTGTTAAAATGAATAAAGATGCTAGAAACTATGCAGAAATACGAAGAAATAAAAAACAATATAAAAATTAAACTGTATGTTAGAAAAAAACAATCAAAAGACTGAAGAAAGTGAGATAAAATTTCTCACTCCCTTAAATTTGGAGGTAAAAACTAAAAAAAAATACTGCTTTTTCAAAAAGTTTGGGATTAAATATATAGACTATAAAGATCCAAATTTTTTGATAAAATTTCTAAATGCACAAGGAAAAATATTGCCTAGAAGGATTACAGGGACTTCGAAGAAAAATCAACGAAAACTCAGCATCTCCATAAAAAGAGCCAGATATCTTGGTTTTCTTCCATTCATAACGGATGATCTTCGTTGATCATAAAAAACTTTGCTTATGAAAATTATTCTTAAAAAGGACGTAAAAACCCTTGGATTTAAAAATGATTTGTTATTAAACGTAAAGCCAGGATTCGCTAGAAATTACCTACTTCCTAATGGAGTAGCTTTGATAGCTACTCCTGGAATTATTAAAGAGCATAGAGAAATTTTAAAACAAAGGTCTAAAAAAGAAGAATTTTTACTAAAAAAAGCAAAGGAAATAGCATATAAAATTAAACGTATATATGTTAGCTTGCTAGTTAAAAAGGCTCTAGAAAATAGAGATTTAGCAAAATTTTTTAAAAAAATAGGTTTTCCTATAGAAGAGGAATTTGTTAAAATCATGGGGAAGATAAAAACTGCAGGAAAATATAAAGCCATTGTAAGATTCCATCGTAAAGTGGAAGTTAAAATATCATTTAACGTTTATGAAAAAAATCAATAACGATCATTTAAAAAATGTTATTGCTCATGCAAAATCTTATGGATTTGTGTTTCCATCAAGCGAAATTTATGATGGAATGAATGCAGTATATGATTATGGTCCATATGGTATAGGATTAAAGAATAACATAAAGGAATTCTGGTGGAAGTCGATGGTTCAATTGCGTGAAAATATTGTGGGAATTGATTCAGCCATTCTTATGAATCCACATATATGGAAGTCATCTGGACATGTGGATGCATTTAACGATTTGATGGTTTACAATAAAGATAGTAAACGACGATATCGCGTGGATGTTTTGATAGAAAACTATATAGAAAAAATACAAAATAAAATAAAGAAAGAATTATATAAAGCTAAAAAATGTTCAGGATTATTTTTT is a genomic window containing:
- the truB gene encoding tRNA pseudouridine(55) synthase TruB, coding for MSLIFLIDKPLGWTSFYVVNIIRWKIKHFFKIEKVKVGHAGTLDPQAVGILIICIGVATKKINLYQEKEKIYTGMMKLGVTTPSLDTETSEDEILETNEILKHVTSENIKKKQKKFIGDIYQIPPIFSALKKNGEKLYKLARKVKFVKIHNRKVKIHNFEITDINLPFLNFRISCGKGVYIRKLAKDFGSLLKSKSYLCSLRRKRIGELSVYDAYILEEYYQNKNLPFLFNPYF
- the rpsP gene encoding 30S ribosomal protein S16; this encodes MSVKIRFQRRGRKGRAFYTVVVSDSRSPRNGRFIKKLGIYNPHSDPPSITLDTDATLSWLQKGAKPTKAARSILSNKGVMLRKHLLMWVKKGLFSENEAERRYKEWLKNMD
- a CDS encoding cysteine desulfurase family protein, with the translated sequence MSKIYLDNAASTPIRQEVIKIMNEVLKTYIGNPSSSHHLGRRNKALIERSRISIARSIHALPSEIIFTSGGTEANNLVLRSAIRDLKVKRILSSPIEHKSVLETVLDIARCSKIVIELIKLEEKGSIDREDLERKLKNNSRTTIVSLMHANNEIGNLSDIEEIGFICKKYGSYFHSDIVQTVGHYPMNIKNIPLDFATASAHKFYGPLGIGFVFIRKGLLVNPFLTGGAQEKNLRAGTENICGIVGMAKALELAYSSLNEEKGKIETLKKYCISELKRVIPEIKFNGLSDFLDKSLYTILNISIPVKNNILSFFFDLKGIALSQGSACAATTSSHVIEAVSGKDSSSYLRISFGIFNKMKDIDALIAALIEIKKNIGKTFWVKI
- the rpsF gene encoding 30S ribosomal protein S6 translates to MFSFYETIIIVTPVLSEKQVKDLVKEYEELILKSGGRIIHQEHWGMKKLAYPISKKKMANYHLYEYSINTKEITNIHLRLRRENRILRFLIVKMNKDARNYAEIRRNKKQYKN
- the rpsR gene encoding 30S ribosomal protein S18, translated to MLEKNNQKTEESEIKFLTPLNLEVKTKKKYCFFKKFGIKYIDYKDPNFLIKFLNAQGKILPRRITGTSKKNQRKLSISIKRARYLGFLPFITDDLR
- the rplI gene encoding 50S ribosomal protein L9, which translates into the protein MKIILKKDVKTLGFKNDLLLNVKPGFARNYLLPNGVALIATPGIIKEHREILKQRSKKEEFLLKKAKEIAYKIKRIYVSLLVKKALENRDLAKFFKKIGFPIEEEFVKIMGKIKTAGKYKAIVRFHRKVEVKISFNVYEKNQ